One segment of Rosa chinensis cultivar Old Blush chromosome 6, RchiOBHm-V2, whole genome shotgun sequence DNA contains the following:
- the LOC112172361 gene encoding pantoate--beta-alanine ligase isoform X2: protein MAAKEPEIIRDKDQMRNWSRAMRSQGKTIGLVPTMGYLHDGHLSLIREAHDHSDVIVVSIYVNPGQFSPTEDLSTYPSDFHGDIQKLKAVPGGVDVVFNPHNLYDYGTNRRSSVSNGEAGKSVSCVEEKGLGHETWVRVETLENGMCGKSRPVFFRGVATVVTKLFNIVDPDVALFGKKDYQQWRIIQRLVRDLDFSIRVIGSEVVRENDGLAMSSRNVRLSPEEREKGPTLLSNFDYEILHVFETVITK, encoded by the exons ATGGCAGCCAAAGAACCAGAGATCATCAGAGACAAGGACCAGATGAGGAACTGGTCGAGGGCCATGAGATCCCAAGGCAAAACCATAGGCCTAGTACCCACCATGGGCTACCTCCACGACGGCCACCTTTCGCTCATCAGAGAAGCCCACGACCACTCCGACGTCATCGTCGTCTCCATCTACGTAAACCCAGGTCAGTTCTCTCCCACCGAAGACCTCTCCACATACCCATCTGATTTCCACGGCGATATCCAAAAGCTGAAGGCTGTTCCTGGTGGCGTTGATGTTGTTTTCAATCCTCACAATCTCTACGACTATGGAACCAACAGGAGGTCGTCGGTGAGTAATGGTGAAGCGGGAAAATCGGTTTCTTGTGTGGAGGAGAAGGGGTTGGGGCATGAGACATGGGTTAGAGTTGAGACATTGGAGAATGGTATGTGTGGCAAGAGTAGGCCTGTGTTTTTCAGAGGGGTTGCGACTGTTGTCACCAAGTTGTTTAACATAGTCGACCCTGATGTTGCTCTGTTTGGGAAGAAGGATTATCAGCAATGGCGGATTATTCAGCGACTG GTTCGGGATCTTGATTTTTCCATTAGAGTCATTGGTTCTGAGGTAGTGCGTGAAAACGATGGCCTGGCAATGAGTTCGCGAAATGTGCGCCTCTCACCTGAAGAACGGGAAAAG GGTCCCACTCTGCTGTCTaattttgattatgaaattCTTCATGTCTTTGAGACAGTCATTACCAAATAA
- the LOC112169180 gene encoding protein SULFUR DEFICIENCY-INDUCED 1: MEGMMSFKIGSNSTTAAATTKGKKDELYHVIHKVPSGDTPYVRAKHAQLVEKDPEAAIVLFWKAINAGDRVDSALKDMAVVMKQLDRTEEAIEAIKSFRGLCSKQAQDSLDNVLIDLYKKCGKIEEQIDLLKRKLRLIYQGAAFNGRQTKTARSHGKKFQVSVKQETSRLLGNLGWAYMQKGNYMMAEVVYRKAQMIDPDSNKACNLGLSLIKQGRYEDAQLVLEDVLQSRLPGADETKSRRRAHELLMELRSIHDPPESVDLLGIDDDFVKGLEQLMNEWGPFRSKRLPIFEEISQFRDQVAC; encoded by the exons ATGGAGGGAATGATGAGTTTCAAGATTGGCAGCAACAGCACTACTGCTGCTGCGACGACGAAGGGGAAGAAGGATGAGCTTTATCATGTTATTCACAAggtgccttctggtgatactcCTTATGTTAGAGCCAAGCATGCTCAG CTTGTCGAAAAGGATCCAGAGGCTGCAATAGTGTTGTTTTGGAAGGCAATAAATGCAGGAGATAGAGTAGACAGTGCCCTAAAGGACATGGCCGTTGTGATGAAGCAACTAGACAGAACTGAAGAAGCCATTGAAGCTATCAAGTCCTTCAGAGGCCTTTGCTCTAAACAAGCACAAGACTCGCTGGATAATGTTCTCATCGACTTGTACAAGAAGTGTGGGAAGATCGAGGAGCAGATTGACTTGCTCAAGAGGAAGCTGAGGTTGATATACCAAGGAGCAGCCttcaatggcagacagactaagACTGCACGCTCTCATGGAAAGAAGTTCCAGGTCTCTGTTAAGCAAGAAACCTCCAGATTATTG GGAAATTTGGGATGGGCATACATGCAGAAAGGAAACTATATGATGGCAGAGGTAGTGTATCGAAAAGCTCAGATGATCGATCCTGACTCCAATAAGGCATGCAACTTAGGACTCTCCCTAATCAAACAGGGCCGCTATGAAGATGCTCAGTTGGTTCTTGAGGATGTATTGCAAAGTCGTCTTCCGGGTGCCGATGAGACTAAGTCGAGAAGAAGGGCTCATGAATTGCTAATGGAATTGAGGTCCATACATGATCCGCCTGAGTCCGTGGACTTATTGGGGATAGATGATGATTTTGTCAAGGGGCTTGAGCAGTTGATGAATGAATGGGGCCCTTTTAGATCCAAGAGGCTTCCCATCTTCGAAGAAATCTCTCAATTTAGAGATCAAGTGGCATGTTAA
- the LOC112172361 gene encoding pantoate--beta-alanine ligase isoform X1, with amino-acid sequence MAAKEPEIIRDKDQMRNWSRAMRSQGKTIGLVPTMGYLHDGHLSLIREAHDHSDVIVVSIYVNPGQFSPTEDLSTYPSDFHGDIQKLKAVPGGVDVVFNPHNLYDYGTNRRSSVSNGEAGKSVSCVEEKGLGHETWVRVETLENGMCGKSRPVFFRGVATVVTKLFNIVDPDVALFGKKDYQQWRIIQRLVRDLDFSIRVIGSEVVRENDGLAMSSRNVRLSPEEREKALSINKSLSRARFSAEKGLIRCKELTNSVIQAINEAGGRVDYAEIVDEESLEPVEEIRSPVVFCVAAWFGKVRLIDNMEINI; translated from the exons ATGGCAGCCAAAGAACCAGAGATCATCAGAGACAAGGACCAGATGAGGAACTGGTCGAGGGCCATGAGATCCCAAGGCAAAACCATAGGCCTAGTACCCACCATGGGCTACCTCCACGACGGCCACCTTTCGCTCATCAGAGAAGCCCACGACCACTCCGACGTCATCGTCGTCTCCATCTACGTAAACCCAGGTCAGTTCTCTCCCACCGAAGACCTCTCCACATACCCATCTGATTTCCACGGCGATATCCAAAAGCTGAAGGCTGTTCCTGGTGGCGTTGATGTTGTTTTCAATCCTCACAATCTCTACGACTATGGAACCAACAGGAGGTCGTCGGTGAGTAATGGTGAAGCGGGAAAATCGGTTTCTTGTGTGGAGGAGAAGGGGTTGGGGCATGAGACATGGGTTAGAGTTGAGACATTGGAGAATGGTATGTGTGGCAAGAGTAGGCCTGTGTTTTTCAGAGGGGTTGCGACTGTTGTCACCAAGTTGTTTAACATAGTCGACCCTGATGTTGCTCTGTTTGGGAAGAAGGATTATCAGCAATGGCGGATTATTCAGCGACTG GTTCGGGATCTTGATTTTTCCATTAGAGTCATTGGTTCTGAGGTAGTGCGTGAAAACGATGGCCTGGCAATGAGTTCGCGAAATGTGCGCCTCTCACCTGAAGAACGGGAAAAG GCACTGTCTATAAACAAGTCACTGTCAAGAGCTAGGTTTTCTGCAGAAAAGGGTCTAATTAGATGTAAAGAATTAACAAATTCAGTCATCCAAGCGATCAATGAAGCTGGCGGAAGGGTTGATTATGCAGAG ATTGTAGACGAAGAAAGTCTGGAGCCAGTTGAAGAAATAAGAAGTCCTGTTGTGTTCTGTGTTGCTGCTTGGTTTGGAAAGGTCAGATTGATAGATAACATGGAGATCAACATATGA